A stretch of Mycobacterium sp. ITM-2016-00316 DNA encodes these proteins:
- a CDS encoding TetR/AcrR family transcriptional regulator gives MTTVDPPTRKSQASRRASSRALILDAAVDVLVELGYSSTTTVAIQERAGVTRGRLLHHFPSRDAVLVAAAHHLAGERIAEMESWFERTDDPDPGGSERIDTAIHQLWNTFRQPYFWAAMELWSAARTDMALRDEVATAERRLGRAIQSVIATMFGPVHSSHPQFDTVRDLLFSSMRGVALTYTFMERDPEKDPHLGLWKSIAHHFLLEDQNEL, from the coding sequence ATGACGACTGTCGACCCGCCCACCCGCAAGTCGCAAGCGAGCCGGCGTGCCAGCAGCCGAGCGCTCATCCTTGACGCCGCCGTCGATGTCTTGGTGGAACTCGGCTACAGCAGCACAACCACCGTGGCCATTCAGGAACGCGCCGGGGTTACCCGCGGCAGACTACTGCACCATTTTCCCTCCCGCGACGCCGTGCTGGTCGCCGCTGCGCATCACCTTGCCGGCGAGCGGATAGCCGAGATGGAGAGCTGGTTCGAACGCACCGACGACCCCGACCCCGGCGGATCGGAACGGATCGACACCGCAATTCACCAATTGTGGAACACCTTTCGTCAGCCCTACTTCTGGGCCGCAATGGAACTGTGGTCGGCCGCACGCACCGACATGGCGCTGCGCGACGAGGTTGCCACTGCCGAGCGCCGGCTCGGACGTGCGATCCAGAGCGTCATCGCCACGATGTTCGGGCCGGTGCACAGCAGTCACCCACAGTTCGACACCGTGCGCGACCTGCTGTTCAGCAGCATGCGCGGTGTCGCCCTCACCTACACCTTCATGGAACGCGATCCCGAGAAAGATCCGCATCTCGGGCTCTGGAAGTCGATCGCCCACCACTTCCTCCTCGAAGACCAAAACGAACTATAA
- a CDS encoding VOC family protein codes for MTTTTDVFGKVHLGYLVIETEKFDDWRRFGRDAIGMHVDETLPDVMRFRLDDNECRFLLQRGSAEDTTALGWQIDDHATFDTIEARIRSHGVPVTEGAAEEAALRGVERFVRFPGPNGLIQEMFVNARISTVPMHMVNHGGFVTGVDGMGHVAIATSKPHQMRGYYSTVFDARLSDYIDETINGLKFKIRFLRVNERHHTVAIASVNRLPLNPIRTRIQHCNVQVAELDDMTLAYQRVKQLGFDMALSVGQHTNDKELSFYAVSPSGFEWEVGWNPIVVDESTWEPTTHHGISIWGHTPEGQTIIDTLERFKTGVQSVWRPEDAVLALAGSGIADD; via the coding sequence GTGACCACGACCACAGACGTCTTCGGCAAGGTCCATCTCGGGTATCTCGTGATCGAGACTGAGAAGTTCGACGACTGGCGACGATTCGGCCGCGATGCCATCGGCATGCACGTCGATGAGACACTCCCGGACGTGATGCGGTTCCGGCTCGATGACAACGAATGCCGCTTTCTGCTGCAGCGGGGTTCAGCCGAAGACACCACGGCATTGGGCTGGCAGATCGATGATCACGCCACGTTCGACACCATCGAGGCGCGTATCCGCAGTCACGGCGTGCCGGTGACCGAGGGGGCCGCAGAGGAGGCCGCGCTGCGTGGCGTCGAGCGGTTTGTCCGGTTTCCCGGGCCCAACGGTTTGATTCAGGAGATGTTCGTCAACGCTCGAATATCCACTGTACCAATGCATATGGTGAATCACGGTGGATTCGTCACCGGCGTCGACGGTATGGGACACGTGGCGATCGCGACCAGCAAGCCGCACCAGATGCGTGGCTACTACAGCACGGTGTTCGACGCCCGGCTCAGTGATTACATCGACGAGACGATCAACGGACTGAAGTTCAAGATCCGCTTCCTACGAGTCAACGAACGCCATCACACCGTCGCCATCGCATCGGTGAACCGGCTGCCGCTCAACCCGATCCGGACCCGCATCCAGCACTGCAACGTCCAGGTCGCCGAACTCGACGACATGACCCTCGCCTATCAACGGGTCAAGCAACTCGGTTTCGACATGGCCCTGTCGGTCGGCCAGCACACCAACGACAAGGAACTGTCGTTCTACGCCGTCAGCCCGTCGGGCTTCGAGTGGGAAGTCGGCTGGAACCCGATCGTCGTCGACGAATCGACCTGGGAACCAACCACCCATCACGGCATCAGCATCTGGGGCCACACCCCGGAAGGGCAAACGATCATCGACACCCTCGAGCGGTTCAAGACCGGCGTCCAATCGGTGTGGCGTCCCGAGGACGCCGTGCTCGCACTCGCCGGTTCCGGCATCGCCGACGACTGA
- a CDS encoding alpha/beta fold hydrolase, with protein MTRVESEHTVRVNGADIFVADTGGDGPPVVMLHGGGPGASGVSNYSRNIDALAGSHRVIVPDMPGYGRSAKHVDHRDPFGYLADMIRGLLDEMGIATAHVIGNSYGGAAALRLALDTPHRVGKLVLMGPGGIGTTRGLPTEGLKSLLSYYGGEGPSREKLAAFIRTYLVYDSAAVPDELIDLRYAASIDPEVVAHPPLQRPKGLRTLWRMDLTRDTRLSHLNNPTLVLWGRDDKVNRPSGGPLLLNLMPNAELVMTSHTGHWMQWERAELFNQLVTEFLGTESQLAFS; from the coding sequence ATGACCAGAGTCGAATCTGAGCACACCGTCCGCGTCAACGGCGCAGACATATTCGTCGCCGATACAGGCGGAGACGGCCCGCCCGTGGTCATGCTGCATGGTGGCGGTCCCGGCGCATCCGGAGTGTCGAACTACTCGCGCAACATTGATGCCCTCGCAGGCTCGCACCGCGTGATCGTCCCGGATATGCCCGGCTACGGCCGTTCGGCCAAACACGTCGACCACCGCGATCCCTTCGGATACCTGGCCGACATGATCCGGGGCCTGCTCGACGAAATGGGCATTGCGACCGCGCATGTGATCGGCAACTCGTACGGGGGCGCAGCGGCCCTTCGACTGGCCCTCGACACCCCGCACCGCGTCGGCAAACTCGTCCTCATGGGGCCGGGAGGCATCGGCACTACGCGAGGTCTGCCCACCGAAGGGTTGAAGAGCCTGCTGTCCTATTACGGCGGTGAGGGTCCCAGCCGGGAAAAGCTGGCAGCGTTCATCCGCACCTATCTGGTCTATGACAGTGCGGCGGTCCCTGACGAGCTGATCGACCTGCGCTATGCGGCCTCGATCGATCCGGAAGTAGTGGCCCATCCTCCCCTGCAACGGCCGAAGGGGCTGCGGACACTCTGGCGGATGGATCTGACCCGCGACACACGGCTCAGCCACCTGAACAATCCGACCCTGGTGCTGTGGGGCCGCGACGACAAGGTCAACCGCCCTTCCGGCGGGCCGCTCCTGCTCAACCTCATGCCGAACGCGGAGCTCGTGATGACTTCACACACCGGGCACTGGATGCAGTGGGAACGCGCCGAGTTGTTCAACCAGCTCGTCACCGAATTCCTCGGCACCGAATCACAATTGGCGTTCTCGTGA
- a CDS encoding bifunctional 3-(3-hydroxy-phenyl)propionate/3-hydroxycinnamic acid hydroxylase, which yields MNDSSTYDVAIVGYGPVGATAANLLGHMGLNVVVVERDPDIYFRARAISTDEEVVRIWQQVGLADRLNADMQPGAGASFVDAKGEEFVKLLPIDRGNGHPPQQFIYQPAVDKVLREGVDRFPNVAILLEHECLRLIQHPDGVELMLADLTTDQFKRVRASYVIAADGGSSSIRGQLGVGFGGRTFSERWIVIDTKVLHEWPGHDRLRFHCNPARPTVDCPTPLGHHRWEFPVRAEEDEKNLLSDDAIWDVLSAQGITEANVEIIGFACYSHHVRFAERWRVGRVFLAGDAAHAMPPWIGQGMCAGVRDVANLCWKLDAVLSGSLPETVLDTYQAERLPHIKEVTGRAVKTGKLIVERNPLRAAVRNHFFRTAGKVPYFNDWLRDHRWLPDARYREGLLARNGNDAVGWLIPQPWVTDEKGDRVRLDDVMGGRWTILHTAPAAPSPAWRSAGVPAVRIAPRGSAPAAECVVDRDGTLTRWLEKKKASTVAVRPDGFIFAAGGEHPLPPPPAGFTVPTIHRVKDHA from the coding sequence ATGAATGATTCGTCGACCTATGACGTGGCGATCGTCGGTTACGGACCGGTGGGTGCCACCGCGGCCAACTTGTTGGGCCACATGGGCCTCAATGTCGTGGTGGTGGAGCGCGACCCCGACATCTACTTCCGCGCACGCGCCATCTCCACCGATGAGGAGGTGGTGCGGATCTGGCAGCAGGTGGGGCTGGCAGACCGGCTCAACGCCGACATGCAACCCGGTGCGGGTGCGAGCTTCGTCGACGCGAAGGGCGAGGAGTTCGTGAAGCTGCTACCCATCGACCGGGGCAACGGGCACCCGCCGCAGCAGTTCATCTATCAGCCTGCGGTGGACAAAGTCCTGCGCGAAGGGGTCGACCGTTTCCCCAACGTCGCGATCCTGCTGGAACACGAATGCCTGCGCCTCATCCAGCACCCGGATGGCGTCGAGTTGATGCTCGCCGACCTGACCACAGATCAGTTCAAGCGCGTCCGCGCCTCCTATGTGATCGCCGCCGACGGGGGTTCGAGTTCGATTCGCGGACAACTGGGGGTCGGTTTCGGCGGCCGTACCTTCTCGGAGCGCTGGATCGTGATCGACACAAAGGTGCTCCACGAGTGGCCCGGCCATGACCGGCTCCGATTCCACTGCAACCCTGCCCGGCCCACCGTCGACTGCCCCACTCCGCTGGGGCACCACCGCTGGGAATTCCCGGTTCGCGCCGAGGAAGACGAAAAGAACCTGCTCAGTGACGACGCCATTTGGGATGTCCTGTCCGCTCAGGGAATCACCGAGGCGAATGTCGAGATCATCGGATTCGCCTGTTACAGCCACCACGTCCGGTTCGCCGAACGGTGGCGGGTGGGCCGGGTTTTCCTCGCCGGCGACGCAGCCCATGCGATGCCACCGTGGATCGGCCAGGGTATGTGCGCCGGCGTCCGCGACGTGGCCAATCTCTGCTGGAAACTCGACGCTGTTCTATCCGGCTCGCTGCCCGAAACAGTGCTCGACACCTATCAAGCCGAGCGACTGCCCCATATCAAGGAAGTCACCGGTCGGGCAGTCAAGACGGGCAAGCTCATCGTCGAGCGAAATCCACTGCGGGCCGCGGTGCGCAACCACTTCTTCCGCACCGCAGGCAAGGTGCCCTACTTCAACGACTGGCTGCGCGACCACCGCTGGCTACCTGACGCGCGTTATCGCGAAGGGCTGTTGGCGCGCAACGGTAACGACGCCGTTGGCTGGCTCATTCCGCAACCCTGGGTCACCGACGAGAAGGGCGATCGGGTTCGCCTCGATGACGTCATGGGCGGCCGGTGGACAATCCTGCATACCGCGCCGGCGGCTCCTTCCCCCGCATGGCGATCTGCCGGCGTGCCCGCAGTGAGAATCGCCCCACGCGGCAGCGCTCCGGCCGCCGAATGCGTCGTCGATCGTGACGGCACTCTGACCCGCTGGCTCGAGAAGAAGAAGGCATCCACCGTTGCCGTGCGGCCCGACGGATTCATCTTTGCCGCCGGCGGCGAGCACCCACTTCCCCCACCGCCAGCCGGATTCACCGTCCCGACCATCCACCGAGTTAAGGACCACGCATGA